From Quercus lobata isolate SW786 chromosome 1, ValleyOak3.0 Primary Assembly, whole genome shotgun sequence, one genomic window encodes:
- the LOC115990952 gene encoding F-box protein At3g07870-like, with translation MESKNYSIKADKVVLDEENKESITTTTDRCYFSELPWHVTLEILLKLPIEALIRCRYVCKSWRDLLLDPSFAKLHHGITPTGVVLQSSLFPHGNSGGLYLLEPQEQGPTSIIAKLNHFTYLESTLVNSCNGLICSCDIRMANPIYISNPITGDYLTLPNGETKPDGQFVSGFGFSPKTKQYKVVKYSDFVEIYTLGSGGWRRIEHVPPARHRSLFGTFVDGALHWLVKLPNGSLLIRSFDLENEQFRAIPLPSSRVYYASFKRSNLGIFGDCLSLSSIGMYASDWDIEIWVMKEYGVKESWTKQLVIKSPSPWEHWWNPESVQVICFLKNGEVILDCVGCPVIYNIAQESFRLLNPNGILLTHVKATAHASSFVSLKDIAMGDGSRVLINLDHV, from the coding sequence CAAGAACTACAGTATCAAAGCAGACAAAGTTGTTCTTGACGAAGAAAACAAAGAATCCATCACAACCACCACTGACCGATGCTATTTCTCAGAATTGCCGTGGCATGTCACATTGGAAATCTTGCTCAAGCTCCCTATTGAAGCCTTAATACGATGCAGGTATGTATGCAAGTCTTGGCGTGACCTACTCTTAGATCCTAGTTTTGCCAAACTACACCATGGTATCACACCCACTGGTGTTGTGCTTCAATCTAGCCTATTCCCTCATGGCAATTCTGGTGGGCTTTACTTGCTTGAGCCTCAAGAACAAGGACCCACTTCTATAATTGCCAAGTTGAACCATTTCACCTACCTTGAATCTACTCTAGTGAATTCATGTAATGGGTTGATTTGCTCTTGTGATATTAGGATGGCTAATCCCATATACATATCAAATCCTATAACTGGTGATTATTTGACCCTGCCAAATGGTGAAACAAAGCCAGATGGTCAATTTGTATCTGGGTTTGGATTTAGCCCCAAGACTAAGCAGTACAAAGTGGTTAAATATTCAGACTTTGTAGAGATTTATACACTAGGAAGTGGTGGTTGGAGAAGAATTGAACATGTTCCACCTGCTCGCCATAGGAGTTTGTTTGGGACTTTTGTGGATGGAGCTCTTCACTGGCttgttaaacttcctaatgGCTCATTGCTTATTCGTTCTTTTGATCTTGAAAATGAGCAATTCCGAGCAATTCCACTACCTTCATCTAGGGTATATTATGCCAGTTTTAAAAGGTCAAATCTTGGGATATTTGGAGACTGCCTTTCTTTGAGTTCAATTGGTATGTATGCTTCTGATTGGGATATTGAAATTTGGGTGATGAAGGAATATGGTGTTAAAGAGTCTTGGACCAAACAGCTTGTGATTAAATCCCCAAGTCCATGGGAACATTGGTGGAACCCTGAGAGTGTTCAAGTtatatgttttttgaaaaatggggAAGTTATCTTGGATTGCGTAGGTTGTCCAGTCATTTACAATATTGCTCAAGAAAGCTTCAGATTGTTGAACCCTAATGGGATATTATTGACACATGTTAAAGCAACTGCTCATGCTTCAAGCTTTGTTTCGCTTAAAGACATTGCAATGGGAGATGGCTCAAGAGTGCTTATAAACTTAGATCATGTCTAA